The Syntrophaceae bacterium genome contains a region encoding:
- a CDS encoding glycyl-radical enzyme activating protein, protein MLGEKGTIFDIQRFSVHDGPGIRTTVFFKGCPLRCAWCANPESQDTRPQLMMRNNRCTACGRCLPACPERAVRLTKDGRRRIFWKKCTQCLRCVAACETGALSIAGREATIAEIVNEVERDRSFYETSGGGVTLSGGEPLLQPEFAVRLLERCKERGLHTALDTCGYADPDILLAAIRYADLVLYDIKALDDERHRKYTGVGNSLILENAKLVARSVRTWFRIPLVAGVNDTVEEIREIATLARRLGVEKISLLPYHAGGREKRLRIGAGKSPFRGNVPPERHLARLRRAIEAEGVASSVGR, encoded by the coding sequence ATGCTGGGCGAAAAGGGGACGATCTTCGATATCCAGCGGTTCAGCGTCCACGACGGGCCGGGGATCCGGACGACGGTGTTCTTCAAGGGGTGCCCCCTCCGCTGCGCCTGGTGTGCCAATCCGGAGTCGCAGGACACTCGGCCCCAGTTGATGATGAGGAACAACCGATGCACGGCCTGCGGACGATGTCTCCCGGCCTGTCCCGAACGGGCCGTCCGGCTGACGAAGGACGGGCGCCGCCGCATTTTCTGGAAGAAGTGTACGCAATGCCTCCGCTGTGTTGCCGCCTGCGAGACCGGGGCTCTCTCCATTGCCGGCCGGGAGGCGACGATCGCAGAGATCGTGAATGAAGTGGAGAGGGATCGCTCCTTCTATGAAACATCCGGCGGTGGCGTGACCCTTTCCGGCGGGGAGCCCCTCCTGCAGCCCGAATTCGCCGTCCGCCTGCTGGAGCGCTGCAAGGAAAGGGGCCTGCACACGGCGCTGGATACATGCGGGTATGCCGATCCCGATATCCTTCTGGCGGCGATTCGGTATGCCGATCTGGTCCTGTATGATATCAAGGCATTGGACGACGAGAGGCACCGGAAATACACCGGCGTCGGGAACAGCCTCATCCTCGAAAACGCGAAGCTCGTCGCACGGAGCGTCCGGACCTGGTTCCGGATCCCCCTCGTGGCGGGCGTGAACGACACAGTGGAGGAGATCCGGGAAATTGCGACGCTGGCGCGCCGTCTGGGCGTCGAGAAGATCAGCCTGCTTCCGTATCATGCGGGGGGCCGGGAAAAGAGGCTCCGGATCGGCGCCGGAAAGAGTCCCTTTCGCGGGAACGTGCCGCCGGAAAGACATCTTGCCCGCCTCCGGCGCGCCATCGAAGCGGAGGGCGTTGCCTCTTCGGTCGGGCGCTGA
- a CDS encoding acyl-CoA dehydrogenase, protein MDFSLNEEQKMLLDTLRTMGEREKFRERAAEIDRTGEFPYDLMAKYAEMGLLGMTLSPAFGGGGQPAINAILAIEELAKFSPMIAAPVFESNVGPVRVIDLFGTEEQKKAIIPGVCRGERSVSVCMTEPEAGSDLTALSTKAVEDGDSYILNGRKIFITGGGHASHYMVYTRFGETTGYKGIGGLLVEKGAPGFTFGKQEEFLGLRGMPSCELIFEDVRVPKENVVIKEGDFSRLMWTFDIERCGNAAMCLGTAGGALREAIAYAQARQAFGRPICEFQAIQFMTVDMAMKLEAARLLVYRAASGAGQGLPSIYDASMAKCFANEMVIEVTNTAMQVFGGYGYSKEFPVERMLRDARAWGVAGGTVQMLRITLASVLYGRRFDQRRGK, encoded by the coding sequence ATGGATTTTTCCTTGAACGAGGAACAGAAGATGCTTCTGGACACCCTCCGGACCATGGGGGAGCGGGAGAAGTTCCGGGAACGCGCCGCGGAGATCGACCGGACGGGCGAGTTTCCCTATGACCTGATGGCGAAATACGCCGAAATGGGACTGCTGGGGATGACCCTGTCGCCGGCCTTCGGCGGCGGTGGTCAACCGGCGATCAACGCCATCCTGGCCATCGAGGAACTGGCCAAGTTCAGCCCCATGATCGCGGCGCCCGTCTTCGAGTCCAACGTGGGACCCGTCCGGGTGATCGACCTGTTCGGGACGGAGGAGCAGAAGAAGGCGATCATCCCGGGGGTCTGCCGGGGGGAGCGGAGCGTCTCCGTCTGCATGACCGAGCCGGAGGCGGGCTCGGACCTGACGGCCCTCTCGACGAAGGCCGTGGAGGACGGGGACTCGTACATTCTCAACGGACGCAAGATCTTCATCACCGGCGGCGGCCATGCCAGCCACTACATGGTCTACACCCGCTTCGGGGAGACGACGGGCTACAAGGGCATCGGCGGCCTCCTCGTGGAAAAGGGCGCGCCCGGCTTCACCTTCGGGAAACAGGAGGAATTCCTCGGCCTCCGGGGCATGCCGTCCTGCGAGCTGATCTTCGAGGACGTCCGGGTCCCGAAGGAGAACGTGGTCATCAAGGAAGGCGACTTCAGCAGGCTCATGTGGACCTTCGACATCGAGCGGTGCGGAAACGCGGCCATGTGCCTCGGGACGGCGGGGGGAGCCCTGCGGGAGGCCATCGCCTACGCCCAGGCCCGCCAGGCCTTCGGGAGGCCCATCTGCGAATTCCAGGCGATCCAGTTCATGACCGTCGACATGGCCATGAAGCTGGAGGCGGCGAGGCTCCTGGTCTATCGGGCCGCTTCCGGGGCGGGGCAGGGACTTCCCTCCATCTACGATGCCTCCATGGCCAAGTGCTTCGCCAACGAGATGGTGATCGAGGTGACGAACACGGCCATGCAGGTCTTCGGCGGTTATGGCTACAGCAAGGAATTCCCAGTCGAGCGGATGCTCCGGGACGCCCGGGCCTGGGGCGTGGCCGGAGGCACCGTGCAGATGCTCCGCATCACCCTGGCCAGTGTGCTGTACGGCCGGCGCTTCGACCAGCGCCGGGGAAAATAG